Proteins from a single region of Gossypium arboreum isolate Shixiya-1 chromosome 1, ASM2569848v2, whole genome shotgun sequence:
- the LOC108480899 gene encoding uncharacterized protein LOC108480899 isoform X1, with the protein MVVDHETPSLENGQTDKEVEENANVLQFMDSMDAYLTLIHSLSSTLRRGWLELASARHSMGASRVNTVLLDHTSHPAATSLLVTQDEGKVDSGKPHFTLCKWESSSNENSLLGEKQSSQDKLHPQLRHRGSTELYEEKTSSDNKASREVDDPVQKERSKSLSMFGTLVSPKLRAAQLSFEAALETLVEIANMRSEMLCAFDQVNMKLEGRKDEK; encoded by the exons ATGGTAGTAGATCATGAAACCCCAAGTTTGGAAAATGGGCAAACTGACAAAGAAGTAGAAGAGAATGCAaatgttttacaatttatggACTCCATGGACGCTTATTTGACCCTTATTCATTCTTTATCTTCGACACTTCGCCGG GGATGGCTGGAACTGGCAAGTGCTCGACATTCCATGGGTGCTTCACGGGTGAATACTGTCTTGTTGGACCATACGTCTCATCCTGCTGCTACATCATTGCTTGTAACCCAAGATGAGGGAAAAG TTGACTCGGGCAAACCACACTTTACATTATGCAAATGGGAATCTTCTAGTAATGAGAACTCCTTGTTGGGGGAGAAACAATCTAGCCAGGACAAATTACATCCACAACTGCGACACAGGGGCAGTACCGAGctttatg AGGAGAAGACCTCATCTGACAATAAAGCTTCACGTGAAGTTGATGACCCA GTTCAAAAGGAGAGATCTAAATCACTGTCAATGTTTGGAACTCTTGTTTCTCCAAAGCTTCGAGCTGCACAGCTATCATTTGAGGCAG CACTAGAGACACTTGTAGAGATAGCGAACATGCGCTCGGAAATGCTATGCGCTTTTGATCAAGTCAACATGAAATTGGAAGGCAGAAAGGATGAAAAATAG
- the LOC108480899 gene encoding uncharacterized protein LOC108480899 isoform X2 — MVVDHETPSLENGQTDKEVEENANVLQFMDSMDAYLTLIHSLSSTLRRGWLELASARHSMGASRVNTVLLDHTSHPAATSLLVTQDEGKVDSGKPHFTLCKWESSSNENSLLGEKQSSQDKLHPQLRHRGSTELYEEKTSSDNKASREVDDPVQKERSKSLSMFGTLVSPKLRAAQLSFEH; from the exons ATGGTAGTAGATCATGAAACCCCAAGTTTGGAAAATGGGCAAACTGACAAAGAAGTAGAAGAGAATGCAaatgttttacaatttatggACTCCATGGACGCTTATTTGACCCTTATTCATTCTTTATCTTCGACACTTCGCCGG GGATGGCTGGAACTGGCAAGTGCTCGACATTCCATGGGTGCTTCACGGGTGAATACTGTCTTGTTGGACCATACGTCTCATCCTGCTGCTACATCATTGCTTGTAACCCAAGATGAGGGAAAAG TTGACTCGGGCAAACCACACTTTACATTATGCAAATGGGAATCTTCTAGTAATGAGAACTCCTTGTTGGGGGAGAAACAATCTAGCCAGGACAAATTACATCCACAACTGCGACACAGGGGCAGTACCGAGctttatg AGGAGAAGACCTCATCTGACAATAAAGCTTCACGTGAAGTTGATGACCCA GTTCAAAAGGAGAGATCTAAATCACTGTCAATGTTTGGAACTCTTGTTTCTCCAAAGCTTCGAGCTGCACAGCTATCATTTGAG CACTAG